GTATAATCGAGCGCGACGCTACCGATGAAGGCCACCAGAATGGCGTATAGCACATTCTCGGGGCCGTAGGCAAACAGCGCCAGGCCGAACACGACCATGTTCAGCGCCATAATGCTGCGGCCGGGGCGCCAGCCCAGGCGCCGCTCGAGCAGGCGCGCGATGATGTCGACGCCGCCGGTAGTGCCGCGCGCACGAAACACCAGCCCGACGCCCAGGCCGTCGAGCAGGCCGCCATACAGGGTATAGAGCAGCGGATCGGCCGTAACCGGCCGGAAGTAGGGGGCCAGCGCATCGATCGCGATGGCCATCAGCACAGTAGCATAGATCGTGCGGATGCCGAAGACGATCCCGCCGAGCGAGCGAAAGCCGAGGATGAACAGTGGGATATTCGCGAGCAGCATCACCAGGCCGATCGGCGTTCCGGCAAAGGTATTGAGCAATTGCGCCCCGCCAGTCAGCCCACCGGCCACCACACGATTTGGCGTGAGGAACATATTGACTGACGCCGCCACCAGCACTGCGCCAACCGTCATCAGCAGGTAATCGCGCACGAGCGGCCAGAGCTTGTTCATGATCCCAAAACCCCACAGCACGCTGCCCCACTGCCGCACTGACATGCAATCAGCCGGGCAGCGGGGCGGTGTAGCACTGATCACTCGCCGCCATCGCGCCCGATGTTCCAGCGCAAATACGCCTCCATAAACGGGTCGAGGCTACCGTCGAGCACCGCCTGAACGTTACTGGTCTCGTGGTCGCTGCGGTGGTCTTTGACAAGCGTATAGGGATGCAGGTAGTAGGTGCGCATCTGGCTGCCGAACTCGGCCGAGCGATGCTCGCCCTTGAGCCTGACGCGCTCGTCGCGCTGGCGCTGCAGCTCGCGCTCAAGCAGGCGGCCACGCAGCACGCGCATGGCCGTCTCTTTGTTCTGCAGCTGCGAGCGCTCGTTCTGGCAGATCACCACGATCTGCTCGGGCGTGCCGGGCTTGTACGTCAGCCGCACGGCCGAGTCGGTGGTGTTGACGCCCTGGCCGCCGTGGCCACCGGCGCGAAATACGTCGATGCGAATATCTTCGGGCCTGAGCGCCACCTCAGGCGCATCATCGACCTCGGGCAGCACCTCGACCAGCGCGAACGATGTCTGGCGGGTATTACCCGAGTTGAACGGCGAGAGCCGGATGAGCCGGTGGACGCCGGCCTCGGCCTTGGCAAAGCCATAGGCATACTGGCCGCGGATCTCGAGCGTAGCGCTCTTGATGCCGGCCTCGTCGCCCTCGCTCTGATCGACCAGCGCCACCTTGAAGCCGCGCTGCTCGGCCCAGCGTGTGTACATGCGCAGCATCATCTCGGCCCAATCTTGCGCGTCGGTGCCGCCCATGCCGGCCTTGATCGACAGGAACGCATCACGGTCGTCGTAGGGCGCGCTGAGCAGCAGGTCGATCTCCAGGCCGTCCATCGCCTGGGTAGCCTGGGTATACTCGGCGGCGATCTCATTGCGCAGCGAGCTATCGTCTTCGGCATCGGCCAGCGCCTGTAGCTCGATCAGCGCGTCGATCTGGCCTTCGAGGGCCTGCCAGCGACCGATCTCACTCTTCAGCTGTGTCAGGCGCTGCATCAGGCCCTGAGCATGCTGGGGGTTGCTCCACAGGTTGGGGTCGGCCGAGCGCGCTTCAAGCTCGGCAATCTGCTGCTGTTTTGCCGCGAGGTCAAAGCCGCCCTCGGACGCTGGCAAAGCGCGCCCGCAGGGCCTCCAGATCAATACTATCCACGTTGGCACTCCACACTAATGCGGGTTACAGCTCCGATTGAGCGGTGCGGGTTACAGGCTTGAACGTGAGAACGTACAACCTGTACTGTGAATGGCACCCTACCGATCAACTGACTCACGAGCGGCGGCATGAGCATCGGGCCAACCCAAGCCCGGCCGCCACACACCTGCGCCCGTGGGCTGCCAGGCCACAGGCCATGGCGACGCTGCATTATACCGGCTTGGCGAAGTTTTTGCGAACTGCGCGGTGCGGGGTAGCCACACGTGCGGTGGTGCAGGCGCCTATGCCGCGCAGCAGCGTAGGCCAGCGCTGGCCTACAGCGCCGCGACGATCGCCGGCAGCACATGGGCTGCATCGGCATGCAGCACAACATCGGCGCGTGCATCGACAAACGTTGGGCTCTGGTTGATGACGATCAGCTGTGCGCCGTGATCGGTGGCCAGCACGGGCAGCTCGCATGCAGGCGCCACCTCGAGCGCGGTACCCACGACGATCATGGCTTCGCAGTGGCGGGTGGCGCGCTCGGCGAGCCAGTAGAGCCCGCGCGGCAGCATTTCGTCGAACAGCACCACATCGGGCTTGAACAGGCCGCCGCAGCTGCAGCGCGGCACCACGCCACGGCGCACAAGTGGGATCAGTGGCGCGGTGGGCACCTGGCGCTCGCAGTTGAGGCACGTAGCCGTGCGCAGGTTGCCATGCAGCTCGAACACCTCGCGCGAGCCGGCGCGCTGGTGCAAGCCGTCGATATTCTGAGTCACCACGGCGATCGATTTGCCAAGCTGCTCGAAGCCGGCCAGCACCGCGTGGGCCGGGTTCGGCTGTGCCACCAGGATGGCGTTCAGCAGCGGCAGGAACCACGCGAAGAAGCGCTGCGGATTGGCCACAAAGCTCTTCAGCGAGGCCACCGCCATGGGGTCTTGCTGGTGCCACAGCCCGGAATCACTGCGAAAATCGGGGATGCCCGACGGCCGGCTGATGCCTGCACCCGTCAGCACGACGATGCGCTGCGCACTGGCAAGAATGTGAGCCGCACGCGTGATGTCGTGCTGGTCGATCATCGCAGCATCTTTCAGGGTCGCGCGGCGGGCCGGGCGTACAGGAGCGCAGCGCGCCGCACCCATGCGTTAACGGCTGGCCCAGAGCATGCCGCGCTTGACCAGCTCGCATGCCTCGGGCACCTCGAAGTCGCTGGCGTGATGGCCCAGCGAGCAGTAGAACACGCGGCCCGCGCCCCAGCGCTTCTTCCAGACAACCGGCATCACCACGCCGGCGATCCAGGGCGCATACTCGCCGCTAAAGGTCGTGGTGGCAAGCACCTCGACGGCAGGATCGACATGCATGTAGTACTGCTCGGTATGCATCTGGAAATCGGCCAACCCGCGCGTGATCGGGTCGTCGTGGTTGGTTATGTTGACGGTATAATCGATGATATTGCCGGGGTGGGCAACCCACTGGCCACCGACCATAAACTGGTACTCGGTGTTATTGCGAAACGAGTCGGCCATGCCGCCGTGCCAGCCGGCGATGCCCACGCCGCCGGCCACAGCCGCAAGCAGGCCCTGCTCTTGCTCTTTCGTAATCGTGCTCATCGTCCACACCGGCACGATCAGGTCGAGCGCGCGCAGCAGCTGCTGGTCGAGGTATACATCGAGCGTATCGGCGACCGTGACCTGGTAGCCCTGGGCCTGCAGGAACGGGGCGAAGAGTTCGACACACTGCCTGGGCTGGTGGCCTTCCCAGCCGCCCCAGGTTAGGAGTGCTTTTTTCATGCCGTGTATCATGCTGATTCTGCTGGCTTAGGCACACGCCGCGCGCTCGCGTACCACCACCTATGCTTTGGCGGGGGCCTGCGGCTCGCGCGCCTGCACGCCTGGTAGTGGGCCAGTTGCATGCGCCCGTATATGCCGACGTGGAATTGATCATGCCCATGATACGCCCTGGCGAGGCCATTTTCAACAGCGCCTGGTCGCGGTTCGGCTACGATGTGTGACGGGTTGGCAATGCAGCACGCGCAGCCGGCCTAATCCTGCAAGGTAGGCGCATCCTCATCCTCGGGCGGCGCGGCAGGAACCGAGCCGGCGACCTCAGTCGGCATGCCGCGCAGAATCAGCACGCGACGGCCATCGATGTGCCAGGCTTGAATCACGTAGCCCGGCAGGCCATTGCTGGTCGGCAAGGCCTCGATCGTCGGCAGCGCGGCCGGTAGCGCGAGCGACGCGAAATCGTAGAAATGGTAGCTGCCAAGCCGGGTGACGCTATTGATCTCGGGCGGGTTGCGCTCGACCACCAGCTGCGCGCGCACCTGCTCGGGCGGCAGCGCGGCGCTGGCCAGCAGAAAGATATACGGCCGGCCGACTGAGCGCGCGTCGATCCAGATCTGATCATAGCCGGGCGCGTAGGCCACCACCCGGCGCATGGCCTCCAGCTCGCTATCGGCGAAGAACCAGGTCGAGTCGGCCTTGGCCGGGTACGCATTGAGCAGATCATCGTACCAGGCGCCGAACTGCCATAGCAGCGCCGCGCCGAGCGCCACGGCCGCCAGCGTGCGCATGGCAGCGCGCGCGAGCTGCGGCAGGTACGCCAGCAGCTGCCACTCGACGGCCGCCCCGAGCCCAACCAGCACCGCATAGAGTGGCGCCAGCGCTGCAGCCCGAAAGACATGGGGGTTACCGCTAGTCACACTAGCTGGCAGCGGCGCGAGCACAATCGCGAGCACCAGCAGGAGCCAGACCGGCCAGGGCGCCCCGGTGCTTCCCAGCCATGCAGGCGTGCGCCAGCGCCGCGCGGCCAGCCGGATCGGCAGCACGCCCAGGCCCAGCAGCAACAGCGCCTCGGCGCCGAGGGCCAGCCCGCGCTGCGGTACGGCCTGCACGATCTTACGAATGCCGCCGGTCGAGTAGTAGAGCCTGGGCAAGAAATAGACCACATAGTTCTGCCACCAGAGCGCAAGCCACTGGCTCGCCGATTCGGCCTTGAGCGACACGAGCTGGAAGCGCGCGCCGCTGCTCGGGTTGAACAGCGTGTTGCTGACAAACGGCGCCCAGAGCAGGCCAAGCACAAGCGCGGGCCAGGCCCAGCGCGCCAGTGCGCGCCAGCCATGGTGCGCCGCCGCCAGCCCGGCTGCCAGCAGCACCAGCAGCGGCACGGCCAGCTTCATGGTCGGGTAGGCATAGAGCGTCAGGCCGGCCGCAACCGCCAGCCCGAATGCGTCGCGGCGGCGGCCCAGCCGGACGAAGCGCATGGCGGCCCACAGGCACAGCGACCAGGTTGTGGCCACCAGCGCGGGCGGGATCGCAACCCGGCTGAGGAAGATCTGCCAGGGCGAGAGCGTCGCCACCAGCGCAGCGACGATCGGCGCGCCGGGCAGGCGCAGCTCGCGCACCAGGCCGTAGACCGCCGGGATGGCTAGTGCGCCGAAGGTGGCCACGACGATGCGCGCGACCAGCGGCTGCGGCCCGAACAGGGCCATCCACGGCAGCAGCAGGTAGGTCAGCATGGGCGAGATCCAATCGCCATAGGCCTCGAACGCGGCGATCGGCATGAAGTTACCCAGGTGATCGTAGCCGGTGTTGGCAAGCTGCCAGGCATCCACCAGGCTCACGGCCTCGTCGCGATGGATCATGGGCGGCGAGCCAGCAATCCCGATCAGCCGGAGCGCAAGGCCCAGCAGCGTCAGCGCGGCGAGCGTGCCATAGCCGCGGCTGATCGCCCACGCGAACCCCCACGCCAGCACGACACTCGCGGCCGCGCACAGCAGCGCCAGCTTGATCGCGCGCGTCGGCAGGCCGCTAGGGGCCGCATCGATCGACAGCACCTGCACGCCGAGCCAGCGCCAGTCGCCGGGTGGCCGGCCGAGCGCGGCATGCAGGCGCAGGAACGTAGCGCCGGGCGGCAAGAGCATCTGGATGTGCTGGCGCTGCGCTGTGATGGTAAACACGCCCAACCCGCCTGCGTCGGATTCCAGCCGAACCTGGGTGGCCGGCCGCCCTGGCCAGCTCGAGAAGCCCAGCACCAGCGTGAGCCTGGTTGGCCCAGTGTGCGGCGCAAGCGCAAACTCGGCCTGCGAACCCGTCCAGCGTAGATCGCCCTCGGCGCGATACATGCCCGCGCCCTGAGCCAGCAGCGCATCTGGCGGCCGATCGAGCAGCGTGAGGGTGGTGAAGAACACACAGACGGCCAGCACGCCAAATAGCGGCCCGCGCATTGAGCGCAGACCAGCCCAGCGGGGGACGGCGTACGAGCGGCTGGCGATCATGGAAACCGACTCTGCCCACAATGGCAGCTATACGCTTCGCCTGGAGTATGACCAACGCGCTGGCAGGGCACGCACGGCCCACGAGCGCGGCGCTGACGAATCAGCCCACGCCTCGGCGGGCATGGTGCATAGCCCGAGGCCTGTGCGCAGCACATTTCAAGAATGCCGGATGAGTCTGCCGAGTTCGCCTGGTGATTTGGGTATCCTTGGGATAGCGCTATTATACCCGAAAATGGCGCAGCCGCTGCGGGCAAGGCCGGCCCTGGCGCCTGGGCGAATCGGGTATAATCACAGCCGTCGGCACTGTGGCTGTGCGCCTGGCCTGAAGACAAAGGAGCAGACCATGACGGAGCGGATCGGATTTATCGGCCTGGGGATCATGGGCCGTGGGATGGTGCGCAACCTGCTGAAGGCCGGCTTCGACGTGCGGGTGTGGAACCGCACCACCGCGCGCATGGCCGAGCTGGCCGCCGACGGCGCCACGCCGACTAGCGGCCCGGCCGAGCTGGCCGCGCAGAGCGAGATCATAATCAGCTGCGTCAGCGACACGCCCGATGTCGAGGCGGTGCTGCTGGGCGCGGGCGGCGTGATCGAAGGCATTCGGCCGGGCACGCTCGTGATCGACATGAGCACAATCAGCCCGCAAGCAACGCTCGCAATCGCCGAGCGGCTGGCGGCGCGCGGCGCGCACATGCTCGACGCACCAATGAGCGGCGGCAGCGAGGGCGCCGCCAGAGGCACGCTGAGCATCATGGTCGGCGGCGCGGCGACCGATCTCGCGCGGGCTATGCCGGTGCTCCAGGCCATGGGCACGACGATCACGCACGTTGGCGCGCTCGGCGCAGGCCAGACAGTCAAGCTGGCCAATCAGATCCTGGTGGTGGGCAATATGCTGGCGGTAGCCGAGGCGCTGCTCTTCGCACAGGCCGGCGGAGTCGACCTGCAGAAAGCGCTGGCGGCGGTAGTGGGCGGGGCGGCCGGCAGCTGGATGCTGAGCAATCGCGGCCCGCAGGTACTGGCGCGCGACTGGCGGCCGGGCTTCACGATCAAGCTTCAGCAGAAAGACCTGCGCCTGGTGCTGGCGGCGGCCGACGAGCTAGGCGTGCCGGTACCGGGCACCAGCCTGATCTTCCAGCTCTACCGCACGCTCGAAGCCCAGGGGCTAAGCGGCGAGGGCAACCACGCGCTGATCAAGGCGCTCGAACACCTGGCCGGCTTCGAAGTCGCGGGCTAACCCTCGACCACGCGCGTGACCACAAAGATGAACAAGGCGCCTAGCATAGTCATGATAATCGTCAGCGACGAGCGCTGGCGCGAATGCGCCTCGGGCAGAATGTCGGCGGCACTGATATACAGCAGAAACCCGGCGAAGAAACCCAGGTAGAGCGCCAGAGCAGCCGGCGGCAGCTGGAAGAACAGCGTCGAGAGCGCGCCCAGCAGCGGCGCCAGCGCATCGAGCGCCAGCAGCAGCAGCGAGCGCCGGGTCGTGTTGTTATGGGCCAGCATCAAGCTGACTGTATTCAGGCCATCGGCGAAATCGTGCGCGATCACCGCCACCGCCACCGCCAGGCCGATCGTGTTCGAGACCTGAAAGCCCAGGCCGATGCCCACGCCATCCATAAAGCTATGGCCCACCAGCGCCAACGCCGACAGCACGCCAACCTGCGGGTGGTGATGATCGGCGTAGTTGGCCTCCTGGGCGTGGTGGATCAGCGTGAGCTTCTCGGCGCTATGAAACAGCAGAAAGCCAACCACCAGCGCGATCATCGAGCGGATCGGGTCGAGCCCATACTCGCCGGCCAGTGCGAAGATCTCGGGCAAGATATCGAAACTGACCACGCCAAGCAGCACACCGGCGGTGAAGCCCAGGATCAAGTGCAGGTGATCGCGAAAACGTAGCGCTAGCAGGCCCCCTATCGCGGTAAAAACGAACGCAATCAACGAGAAAAACAGAACTGTCATGGGTTCTCCTGTTGCCAGCACGAGTGGCCCATAGTATACCAGAGAGTGTGGGGGGGCTTGTGGGGCCGGGTGCCCGCTGTCGGGGGCTTCGCGCCCCCGTACCCCGCGCCGCGTGCCCGCTGTCGGGGGCTTCGCGCCCCCGTACCCTGCGCCGTGCTGCTCCGGGGGCTACGCGCCCCGTGTCCCCACACGCTTGCGGGGGCTGCGCGCCCCCGTACCCCGCGGCAGGGGCCGGCGGCGGCCCCTGCACCCCGCCGCCGGGGTTTCACCCCGGACCCCCTATTTGAGGCTGTCATATGCCGATCGCCCGGCGCGCATGCCTTCGGGCAGCCCGAGCGATCGTTGGCGCTACTACCCGCGCCGTCATACGCGTGCCGTGATACTCCGGCCGTCATACGTGTGCCGTGATCCACAACGCGTGAATCACTTGAACACGCCATGACCTGAATCGCCTGGACAGGGCATGAGTCGCTACGCAGTGGGCTGGGATGACCTCCCTTGCCGGAGGGGTTTTAGGGGAACCGGCTCGGTTCCCCTAATCGGGGGGCCGGGGGCGAAGCGCCCCGGAAAGCTTCCGCCGGGAGCTTGGGAGCGAAGCGCCCCGGAGAGCCTCGGCGGGGGCCGGGGGCGCAGCGCCCCGGAGAGCCTCAGCGGGGGCCGGGGGCGCAGCGCCCCGAAGCGGGGCACGGGGGCACAGCACCCAGCGGGGCACGGGGGCGCAGCGCCCCGGTTGACAGAACGCCCACATACGCGATAATAAGGCCATCCCATCGGCATGAATCTCGTATAGCGTGGAGGAGAAGCCTATGTCGTTTATACCCAGCATGCTGCTGAAACAGCTGTACACATTCGGCAGCCTCACCAATGTCGACCAGGGCGTGCAGTTTGCGATCAAGAATCGCCTCAGCGACGCCGAGGTCGTCGAGCTACAGGGCATCACCATCGACGGTAAGGCCGTGCCACGCGAGAGCATTCGGCTCGATCTGGGCGACGGCACGCTGCTCAGCCCCGATCAGATCGCGGCCGGCGCGCCGATCACCTTCCCCCTGCGTAAGACGCTGCTCGTGCGCGTGGGCATCCCCGCGCTCGAGCTCGGCAAGCACAAGGTCGGCATCGCCTTTAAGAGTAAACCGTTCGGTGCGCTTAAATTCGAAGTCGAGGATGCGATCTCCGATGCGGCCGAGCATCTGGTGCGCATCCCGCGCGACA
The sequence above is drawn from the Candidatus Kouleothrix ribensis genome and encodes:
- a CDS encoding NAD-dependent deacylase — protein: MIDQHDITRAAHILASAQRIVVLTGAGISRPSGIPDFRSDSGLWHQQDPMAVASLKSFVANPQRFFAWFLPLLNAILVAQPNPAHAVLAGFEQLGKSIAVVTQNIDGLHQRAGSREVFELHGNLRTATCLNCERQVPTAPLIPLVRRGVVPRCSCGGLFKPDVVLFDEMLPRGLYWLAERATRHCEAMIVVGTALEVAPACELPVLATDHGAQLIVINQSPTFVDARADVVLHADAAHVLPAIVAAL
- a CDS encoding ZIP family metal transporter, with product MTVLFFSLIAFVFTAIGGLLALRFRDHLHLILGFTAGVLLGVVSFDILPEIFALAGEYGLDPIRSMIALVVGFLLFHSAEKLTLIHHAQEANYADHHHPQVGVLSALALVGHSFMDGVGIGLGFQVSNTIGLAVAVAVIAHDFADGLNTVSLMLAHNNTTRRSLLLLALDALAPLLGALSTLFFQLPPAALALYLGFFAGFLLYISAADILPEAHSRQRSSLTIIMTMLGALFIFVVTRVVEG
- the prfB gene encoding peptide chain release factor 2 yields the protein MVLIWRPCGRALPASEGGFDLAAKQQQIAELEARSADPNLWSNPQHAQGLMQRLTQLKSEIGRWQALEGQIDALIELQALADAEDDSSLRNEIAAEYTQATQAMDGLEIDLLLSAPYDDRDAFLSIKAGMGGTDAQDWAEMMLRMYTRWAEQRGFKVALVDQSEGDEAGIKSATLEIRGQYAYGFAKAEAGVHRLIRLSPFNSGNTRQTSFALVEVLPEVDDAPEVALRPEDIRIDVFRAGGHGGQGVNTTDSAVRLTYKPGTPEQIVVICQNERSQLQNKETAMRVLRGRLLERELQRQRDERVRLKGEHRSAEFGSQMRTYYLHPYTLVKDHRSDHETSNVQAVLDGSLDPFMEAYLRWNIGRDGGE
- a CDS encoding YitT family protein; translation: MNKLWPLVRDYLLMTVGAVLVAASVNMFLTPNRVVAGGLTGGAQLLNTFAGTPIGLVMLLANIPLFILGFRSLGGIVFGIRTIYATVLMAIAIDALAPYFRPVTADPLLYTLYGGLLDGLGVGLVFRARGTTGGVDIIARLLERRLGWRPGRSIMALNMVVFGLALFAYGPENVLYAILVAFIGSVALDYTLALGSGSRQAFIITTQPEPITQSLLHDLGRGVTVLEGQGGYTGTQRTVLLCVVARSEISFLNAIVGRIDAHAFVIIGDAQQVFGEGFVPHQR
- a CDS encoding glycosyltransferase family 39 protein, whose amino-acid sequence is MRGPLFGVLAVCVFFTTLTLLDRPPDALLAQGAGMYRAEGDLRWTGSQAEFALAPHTGPTRLTLVLGFSSWPGRPATQVRLESDAGGLGVFTITAQRQHIQMLLPPGATFLRLHAALGRPPGDWRWLGVQVLSIDAAPSGLPTRAIKLALLCAAASVVLAWGFAWAISRGYGTLAALTLLGLALRLIGIAGSPPMIHRDEAVSLVDAWQLANTGYDHLGNFMPIAAFEAYGDWISPMLTYLLLPWMALFGPQPLVARIVVATFGALAIPAVYGLVRELRLPGAPIVAALVATLSPWQIFLSRVAIPPALVATTWSLCLWAAMRFVRLGRRRDAFGLAVAAGLTLYAYPTMKLAVPLLVLLAAGLAAAHHGWRALARWAWPALVLGLLWAPFVSNTLFNPSSGARFQLVSLKAESASQWLALWWQNYVVYFLPRLYYSTGGIRKIVQAVPQRGLALGAEALLLLGLGVLPIRLAARRWRTPAWLGSTGAPWPVWLLLVLAIVLAPLPASVTSGNPHVFRAAALAPLYAVLVGLGAAVEWQLLAYLPQLARAAMRTLAAVALGAALLWQFGAWYDDLLNAYPAKADSTWFFADSELEAMRRVVAYAPGYDQIWIDARSVGRPYIFLLASAALPPEQVRAQLVVERNPPEINSVTRLGSYHFYDFASLALPAALPTIEALPTSNGLPGYVIQAWHIDGRRVLILRGMPTEVAGSVPAAPPEDEDAPTLQD
- a CDS encoding NAD(P)-dependent oxidoreductase translates to MTERIGFIGLGIMGRGMVRNLLKAGFDVRVWNRTTARMAELAADGATPTSGPAELAAQSEIIISCVSDTPDVEAVLLGAGGVIEGIRPGTLVIDMSTISPQATLAIAERLAARGAHMLDAPMSGGSEGAARGTLSIMVGGAATDLARAMPVLQAMGTTITHVGALGAGQTVKLANQILVVGNMLAVAEALLFAQAGGVDLQKALAAVVGGAAGSWMLSNRGPQVLARDWRPGFTIKLQQKDLRLVLAAADELGVPVPGTSLIFQLYRTLEAQGLSGEGNHALIKALEHLAGFEVAG
- a CDS encoding ThuA domain-containing protein; the encoded protein is MKKALLTWGGWEGHQPRQCVELFAPFLQAQGYQVTVADTLDVYLDQQLLRALDLIVPVWTMSTITKEQEQGLLAAVAGGVGIAGWHGGMADSFRNNTEYQFMVGGQWVAHPGNIIDYTVNITNHDDPITRGLADFQMHTEQYYMHVDPAVEVLATTTFSGEYAPWIAGVVMPVVWKKRWGAGRVFYCSLGHHASDFEVPEACELVKRGMLWASR